One window of Hymenobacter sp. BRD128 genomic DNA carries:
- the kaiC gene encoding circadian clock protein KaiC, protein MQTASSSSAATLPKLPKAPTGIEGLDEITEGGLPLGRPTLVCGSAGCGKTLMAIEFLVRGIQEYDEPGVLMTFEETADELAANVASLGFDLKQLQTDKQLRLDHVHIDRSEIEEAGEYDLDGLFIRLGYAIDSIGAKRVVLDTIEALFAGFPNEAVLRSEIRRLFRWLKDKGVTTVITAERGDGTLTRQGLEEYVSDCVILLDNRVIDQITTRRLRIVKYRGSTHGTNEYPYLISEDGISVLPVTSLKLEHTVSNEIISSGVPGLDEMFTRKGWYRGSSVLLTGTAGTAKTTLAASFAAETCRRGERCLYFAFEESPAQLMRNMLSVGIDLRPYVDQGLLRIEASRPTLNGLERHLVTLHKTIGDYRPEAVVIDPISNLVSVGSLSEVRSMLTRMIDFLKVNGITALFTALISARNGQMEMTEEGVSSLVDTWISVRDLEGVGERNRGLSILKARGMSHSNQVREFLVTSHGIQLLDVIIGPEGIITGAGRLTQRIQEEAQRVVKQHEADRRDRELERKRRVLEATIANLRTEFETVEEELRRVSDEEQTREAALRDGRSALATGLSTDYLTPQTNARP, encoded by the coding sequence ATGCAAACAGCTTCATCTTCATCGGCGGCCACCCTGCCGAAGCTGCCGAAGGCTCCCACGGGCATCGAGGGCCTCGACGAAATAACCGAAGGTGGCCTGCCGCTGGGGCGCCCCACGCTGGTGTGCGGCAGCGCGGGCTGCGGCAAAACGCTGATGGCCATTGAGTTTCTGGTGCGCGGTATTCAGGAGTACGACGAGCCGGGCGTGCTCATGACCTTCGAGGAAACGGCCGACGAGCTGGCCGCTAACGTGGCCTCGCTAGGCTTCGACCTCAAGCAGCTGCAGACCGATAAGCAGCTGCGCCTCGACCACGTGCATATCGACCGCTCCGAGATAGAGGAGGCCGGCGAGTACGACCTCGACGGCCTGTTTATTCGGCTAGGCTACGCCATCGACAGCATTGGGGCCAAGCGCGTAGTGCTCGATACCATCGAGGCGTTGTTTGCGGGCTTTCCCAACGAAGCGGTGCTGCGCTCCGAGATTCGACGGCTGTTTCGCTGGCTCAAGGACAAGGGCGTAACGACTGTTATCACCGCCGAGCGGGGCGATGGCACACTCACCCGGCAAGGACTGGAAGAGTACGTGTCGGACTGCGTGATTTTGCTCGATAACCGCGTAATCGACCAGATAACCACCCGCCGGCTGCGCATTGTGAAATACCGCGGCAGTACCCACGGCACCAACGAATACCCGTACCTCATCAGCGAAGACGGCATTTCGGTGCTGCCCGTTACCTCGCTCAAACTCGAGCACACGGTGTCGAACGAGATTATCTCGTCGGGCGTGCCGGGCCTCGATGAAATGTTCACGCGCAAGGGGTGGTACCGGGGCAGCAGCGTGCTGCTCACCGGCACGGCCGGCACCGCCAAAACCACCCTGGCCGCCTCCTTCGCCGCCGAAACCTGCCGGCGCGGCGAGCGCTGCCTTTACTTCGCGTTTGAGGAATCGCCGGCCCAGCTCATGCGCAACATGCTGTCGGTGGGCATCGACCTCAGGCCCTACGTAGACCAGGGTCTGCTGCGCATCGAAGCCTCACGCCCCACGCTCAATGGCCTGGAGCGCCACCTTGTGACGCTGCACAAAACCATCGGTGACTACCGGCCCGAGGCCGTGGTTATCGACCCCATCAGCAACCTGGTGTCGGTGGGTAGCCTGAGCGAAGTGCGTAGCATGCTCACGCGGATGATTGACTTTCTGAAGGTTAACGGGATTACGGCCTTATTTACGGCACTCATCAGCGCCCGCAACGGGCAGATGGAAATGACGGAGGAAGGCGTATCGTCGCTGGTTGATACCTGGATTTCGGTGCGCGACCTCGAAGGCGTGGGTGAGCGCAACCGGGGGCTCAGCATCTTGAAAGCCCGGGGGATGTCGCACTCCAATCAGGTGCGCGAGTTTCTCGTCACCAGCCACGGCATTCAGCTGCTCGACGTCATTATCGGCCCCGAAGGTATTATTACCGGCGCGGGCCGCCTCACCCAGCGCATTCAGGAAGAAGCCCAGCGCGTGGTGAAGCAGCACGAGGCCGACCGCCGCGACCGCGAGCTGGAGCGCAAGCGCCGCGTGCTGGAGGCGACCATTGCCAACCTGCGCACCGAGTTTGAAACCGTCGAAGAAGAACTGCGCCGCGTGAGCGACGAAGAGCAGACGCGCGAAGCGGCCCTGCGCGACGGCCGCTCGGCCCTGGCCACGGGCCTATCCACCGATTATTTAACTCCCCAGACCAACGCCCGGCCCTAA
- a CDS encoding circadian clock KaiB family protein has protein sequence MMEVREEMTNGTELPAGETWELRLYVAGQTTKSIAALANLRRYCEQYVAGRYQLEVIDLMQHPQLAEGDQILAIPTVVRKVPEPIRKVIGDLSNEERVIVGLDLRPQHR, from the coding sequence ATGATGGAAGTGAGGGAAGAAATGACGAATGGTACCGAGCTACCTGCCGGCGAAACCTGGGAGCTGCGCCTCTACGTGGCCGGCCAAACGACCAAGTCGATTGCGGCGCTGGCCAACCTGCGCCGCTACTGCGAGCAGTACGTAGCCGGGCGCTACCAGCTCGAAGTAATTGATTTGATGCAGCATCCGCAGCTGGCCGAGGGCGACCAGATTCTGGCCATTCCCACGGTAGTGCGTAAGGTGCCCGAGCCCATCCGCAAGGTTATCGGCGACCTCTCCAACGAGGAGCGGGTTATCGTGGGGCTCGACTTACGGCCCCAGCACCGCTAG
- a CDS encoding circadian clock KaiB family protein, which translates to MDPSPPAVPAEPLYVLRLYVAGATPNSTRAVRNIKEICEQYLAGRYVLRIIDMYQQPQLAGEEQIIAAPTLVRQQPLPRRQLIGDLSNRATVLAVLGIDHLP; encoded by the coding sequence ATGGACCCTTCCCCGCCGGCTGTGCCTGCTGAGCCGCTCTACGTGCTGCGCCTGTACGTGGCGGGCGCAACCCCCAACTCGACGCGGGCCGTGCGCAATATCAAGGAAATCTGCGAGCAGTACCTGGCCGGCCGCTACGTGCTGCGTATCATTGATATGTATCAGCAGCCGCAGCTGGCCGGGGAAGAGCAGATTATCGCGGCCCCGACGCTGGTGCGCCAGCAGCCGCTGCCCCGCCGCCAGCTCATCGGCGACCTCTCGAACCGGGCCACCGTATTAGCAGTATTAGGAATAGACCACCTGCCCTAG
- a CDS encoding PAS domain-containing sensor histidine kinase → MAVRTGAVDALAIQGADGPRIFTLESADYGYRHLIEQMSEGAVLLGPDGLILYCNAALAAALGCSLSELLGRPFTDFIPAKYQAYWAELWLVGWNTHARGELPLQNGRDGALRPFSVSMNVLTFSGTPTLAVLLADMSAHREISTIRSVVVKQNALLDRKNEELVRQQAARQAVERAAAEVSRVLEGIPQIAWTADLTGATTYLNQRWFDYVGEQAVSAEQIASRIHPDDFATCMQRWERSLANQEFLELECRILSAAGDYRWMLGRALPSRNEQGEVVQWIGTYTDIHEHKVAQERITQAQRLLRDNNEELTRVNVDLDNFIYTASHDLKGPITNIEGLLVALTDELPIEARQRPPVNDILGMLTKSVERFQRTIEQLSDVAKLHREHGLPAAPVPLAPVLHDVCLDLAPLVRSTGAQLDLDLGDHVAVTFLEKNLRSLIYNLLNNALKYRSPDRLPRVRVRAQPEGRQVRLSVQDNGLGISPAGLRKLFGLFERLHSHVEGSGIGLFMVKKMVENAGGRIAVESELGVGSTFTVLLPQ, encoded by the coding sequence GTGGCCGTGCGTACGGGGGCCGTCGATGCGCTAGCCATTCAGGGGGCCGATGGGCCGCGCATTTTTACCCTCGAAAGCGCCGACTATGGCTACCGCCACCTCATCGAGCAGATGAGCGAGGGCGCCGTGCTGCTCGGCCCCGATGGCCTGATACTGTACTGCAATGCCGCGCTGGCTGCCGCGCTGGGCTGCAGCCTGAGCGAGCTGCTGGGGCGGCCATTTACCGATTTTATCCCGGCTAAGTACCAGGCTTACTGGGCTGAGCTGTGGCTAGTGGGCTGGAACACGCACGCGCGCGGCGAGCTGCCGCTGCAAAACGGCCGCGACGGCGCCCTGCGTCCCTTCTCAGTGTCGATGAACGTGCTCACCTTTAGCGGCACACCCACGCTGGCGGTGCTGCTGGCCGATATGTCGGCCCATAGGGAAATCTCGACGATTCGCTCCGTCGTGGTTAAGCAGAATGCCCTGCTCGACCGCAAAAATGAGGAACTGGTGCGCCAGCAGGCCGCCCGCCAGGCCGTGGAGCGTGCCGCCGCCGAGGTGAGCCGCGTGCTCGAAGGTATTCCGCAGATAGCCTGGACGGCCGACCTCACTGGGGCCACCACCTACCTCAACCAACGCTGGTTTGACTATGTAGGTGAGCAGGCCGTTTCGGCTGAGCAGATTGCCAGCCGTATTCACCCTGACGACTTTGCTACCTGTATGCAGCGCTGGGAGCGTAGTCTAGCCAACCAAGAGTTTTTGGAGCTGGAGTGCCGCATTCTTAGCGCCGCTGGCGACTACCGCTGGATGCTGGGCCGCGCCCTGCCCTCGCGCAACGAGCAGGGCGAGGTGGTGCAGTGGATTGGCACCTATACCGACATTCACGAGCACAAGGTGGCCCAGGAGCGCATCACCCAGGCCCAGCGCCTGCTGCGCGACAACAACGAGGAGCTTACCCGCGTGAACGTGGACCTCGACAATTTCATCTATACCGCCTCGCACGACCTTAAGGGGCCGATTACCAACATCGAAGGCCTGCTGGTGGCCCTCACCGACGAGCTGCCCATCGAGGCCCGGCAGCGCCCGCCGGTCAATGACATTCTGGGTATGCTCACCAAGTCGGTCGAGCGTTTTCAGCGTACCATCGAGCAGCTCAGTGACGTGGCCAAGCTGCATCGCGAGCACGGCCTGCCCGCTGCCCCGGTGCCGCTGGCCCCCGTGCTGCACGATGTGTGCCTCGACCTGGCGCCGCTGGTCCGCAGCACCGGCGCGCAGCTCGACCTGGACCTGGGCGACCACGTGGCGGTTACTTTCCTGGAAAAAAACCTGCGCAGCCTCATTTATAATCTGCTCAACAACGCCCTCAAGTACCGCTCGCCCGACCGGCTGCCGCGCGTGCGCGTGCGGGCCCAGCCCGAGGGCCGGCAGGTGCGCCTTTCGGTGCAGGATAATGGTCTGGGCATCAGTCCAGCCGGCCTGCGCAAGCTTTTCGGCCTCTTCGAGCGCCTGCACAGCCACGTGGAGGGCAGTGGCATTGGCTTGTTTATGGTGAAGAAGATGGTGGAAAACGCCGGCGGGCGCATCGCCGTCGAGAGCGAGCTGGGCGTGGGCTCGACCTTCACGGTGCTGCTGCCGCAGTAA
- the dinB gene encoding DNA polymerase IV, which translates to MTPTTPAAAPRKIIHLDMDAFYASVEQRDDPALRGRPLAVGGTRARGVVMAASYEARQYGVRSAMPASTARRLCPALLFVPPRFEVYKEVSGQVREIMAEYTPLIEPVALDEAYLDVTHNLKHEPLASQVARELRAKILARTQLTASAGISYNKFLAKLASDHRKPNGQFVIPPGRGLAFVEGLAVGQFHGIGPATAARLHALGIFTGADLRQQPEALLRQHFGKAGSFYHAIAHAEDHRPVRPDRPRKSVGAETTFAHDLHDLPALLAALLPVAAKVWAYCQRTGQSGRTLTLKVKYADFQQITRSRTLPASVPDEASLLRTGQEILAALLPVPKGVRLLGLALSNLDGETAPASHGGQLTLF; encoded by the coding sequence GTGACGCCAACTACGCCGGCCGCCGCGCCGCGCAAAATCATTCACCTCGACATGGACGCGTTTTATGCCTCCGTGGAGCAGCGCGACGACCCCGCCCTGCGCGGCCGGCCCCTGGCCGTGGGCGGCACCCGCGCGCGCGGCGTAGTGATGGCCGCCAGCTACGAGGCCCGGCAATACGGGGTGCGCTCGGCCATGCCGGCCAGCACCGCGCGGCGCCTGTGCCCCGCGCTGCTGTTTGTGCCGCCGCGCTTCGAGGTCTATAAGGAAGTGTCGGGCCAGGTGCGCGAGATTATGGCCGAGTACACGCCGCTCATCGAGCCCGTGGCGCTCGACGAGGCCTACCTCGACGTGACCCACAACCTCAAGCACGAGCCGTTGGCTAGCCAGGTGGCCCGCGAGCTGCGCGCCAAAATTCTGGCGCGCACCCAGCTCACGGCTTCGGCGGGTATTTCCTACAATAAGTTTCTGGCCAAGCTGGCCTCCGACCACCGCAAGCCCAACGGCCAGTTTGTGATTCCGCCCGGCCGGGGGCTGGCCTTTGTGGAGGGGCTAGCGGTGGGGCAGTTTCACGGCATCGGGCCGGCCACGGCGGCGCGTTTGCACGCGCTGGGCATTTTCACCGGGGCCGACCTGCGCCAGCAGCCCGAGGCGCTGCTGCGCCAGCACTTTGGCAAGGCGGGTAGCTTTTACCACGCTATCGCCCATGCCGAGGACCACCGCCCCGTGCGCCCCGACCGCCCGCGCAAGTCGGTGGGCGCCGAAACCACGTTTGCCCACGATTTGCACGACTTACCCGCGCTGCTGGCCGCCCTGCTGCCAGTGGCCGCCAAAGTGTGGGCCTACTGCCAGCGCACCGGCCAGTCGGGCCGCACGCTCACGCTAAAAGTAAAGTACGCTGATTTTCAGCAGATAACCCGCAGCCGCACGCTGCCCGCCTCCGTGCCCGACGAAGCTTCGCTGCTGCGCACCGGCCAGGAAATTCTGGCCGCGCTCCTGCCTGTGCCCAAAGGCGTGCGTCTGCTGGGCCTGGCGTTGTCGAATCTGGACGGGGAAACGGCCCCGGCTAGCCACGGCGGACAGCTCACGCTTTTTTAG
- a CDS encoding nuclear transport factor 2 family protein: MPAIQEIEQLERRRFDAQIAKDLPTLESIFADDLIYTHSNGHQDNKVSYLASIASGQSRYDQVDIENMVVRPYNDDRTAVVNALIQIDLGPGADGQPSFTRIKYVVVYIKDAAKGWQLVLWHAQKQAS, from the coding sequence ATGCCTGCCATTCAAGAAATCGAACAGTTGGAGCGCCGCCGCTTCGACGCCCAAATTGCCAAAGACCTGCCCACGCTCGAAAGCATCTTCGCCGACGACCTCATCTATACCCACTCCAACGGCCACCAGGACAACAAGGTGAGCTACCTCGCTTCCATTGCCAGCGGCCAGAGCCGCTACGACCAGGTGGATATTGAAAACATGGTGGTGCGCCCTTATAACGATGACCGCACGGCCGTCGTCAATGCGCTCATCCAGATTGACCTCGGCCCCGGTGCCGACGGGCAGCCCAGCTTCACGCGCATCAAGTACGTGGTGGTGTATATCAAAGACGCCGCTAAAGGCTGGCAGCTGGTGCTCTGGCACGCTCAGAAGCAGGCTAGCTAG
- a CDS encoding cupin domain-containing protein has translation MQPEKLYFKDDGTIPNSHYPLLVYRQAFTARDAAGAAWLENHFAANGWTNSWRNGVYPFHHYHSTSHEVLGVYAGSALLHMGGEAGQKVRVQAGDILVIPAGVGHKNLGSDNLGVVGAYPDGRHWDVNRGLPGERPQTDKNIAALPLPRTDPLLGNTGGLLSIWR, from the coding sequence ATGCAACCCGAAAAGCTGTATTTCAAAGACGACGGCACCATCCCGAATAGCCACTATCCGCTACTGGTGTACCGGCAGGCCTTTACGGCCCGCGATGCGGCCGGCGCGGCGTGGCTAGAAAACCACTTTGCGGCGAATGGCTGGACTAACTCCTGGCGCAATGGGGTGTACCCGTTTCACCACTACCACAGTACCTCGCACGAGGTATTGGGCGTGTATGCCGGTTCGGCGCTGCTGCATATGGGCGGCGAGGCAGGGCAAAAGGTGCGCGTGCAGGCCGGCGACATCCTCGTTATTCCGGCCGGCGTAGGGCACAAAAACCTGGGCAGCGACAACCTGGGCGTAGTCGGTGCCTACCCCGATGGCCGGCACTGGGACGTGAACCGAGGCCTGCCCGGCGAGCGCCCGCAAACCGATAAAAACATCGCCGCCCTGCCCCTACCCCGCACCGACCCGCTGCTAGGCAACACTGGTGGCTTGCTCAGCATTTGGCGGTAA
- a CDS encoding CocE/NonD family hydrolase: MSRFLFFLGLAGLALAARPAAAQTTAATRAQDSAFVRQNYRKVEQLIPMRDGTKLATILYVPLDAAKGHPYPFLLERTPYSAGPRGADSYLTRGPGPSRELSQEKYIFVYQDVRGRYLSEGQFEEMTPALASHPTKAAKGKNAPHDESTDTYDTIEWLLKNVAGNNGRVGIMGISYPGFYASASLPFAHPALKAVSPQAPVTDEFIGDDARHNGAFFLLDNFDFTNYFDVPRPQPLAEYQQLFPLKIADAYQFFLDLGPIKNANQTKYFNQRARIWNEYLAHDTYDAYWQARNIRPHLTGVKPAVLVVGGWFDAEDLFGALHTYQAIEKQNPGATNRLVMGPWTHGAWSRPDWSKFGPLSFGQNTAAYYRQQLETPFFNYYLKDKGTFNAAEATVFDTGTNEWKTYPAWPPKASQLRPFYFQQDGTLYGVAEGQLAPYQKIANHVTRAPVIPTPLGFSEYISDPAHPVPYAEGVLSSRNNEYMVQDQRFAAQRPDVLTFQTAPLAQDMTVAGPLGVYLWVSTSGTDADFVVKLIDVLPDDAVADPAAPSTTLPGTQRLVRADVFRGRYRTGFDKPTAFQPNVPTEVKYELNDVLHTFKKGHCLLVQVQSTWFPLVDRNPQQFVNISTAEAGDFKKATIRVYHEPGHASSLTLPVLGR; the protein is encoded by the coding sequence ATGTCTCGCTTTTTATTTTTCCTAGGCCTGGCCGGGCTAGCCCTGGCTGCCCGGCCCGCCGCTGCCCAAACCACCGCTGCCACCCGCGCCCAGGATTCGGCCTTCGTGCGCCAGAACTACCGCAAGGTCGAGCAGCTCATCCCGATGCGCGACGGCACCAAGCTAGCCACCATTCTCTACGTGCCGCTCGATGCCGCCAAGGGTCACCCCTACCCCTTCCTGCTGGAGCGCACGCCCTACTCGGCCGGCCCGCGCGGGGCCGACAGCTACCTCACCCGCGGCCCCGGCCCCAGCCGCGAGCTGAGCCAGGAAAAATACATTTTCGTGTATCAGGACGTACGCGGCCGCTACCTGTCCGAAGGCCAGTTTGAGGAAATGACGCCCGCGCTGGCTAGCCACCCCACCAAGGCGGCCAAAGGCAAAAACGCCCCCCACGACGAAAGCACCGACACCTACGATACCATTGAGTGGCTGCTCAAAAACGTGGCCGGCAACAATGGCCGCGTGGGCATTATGGGCATCTCGTATCCAGGGTTTTACGCCAGCGCCAGCCTGCCGTTTGCGCATCCAGCGCTCAAAGCCGTGTCGCCGCAGGCGCCGGTTACGGATGAGTTTATCGGCGACGATGCCCGGCACAACGGGGCATTTTTCTTGCTCGATAATTTCGATTTCACCAACTATTTCGACGTGCCCCGGCCGCAGCCGCTGGCCGAGTACCAGCAGCTTTTTCCGCTGAAAATCGCGGACGCCTACCAATTCTTCCTCGACCTGGGGCCTATTAAAAATGCTAATCAGACCAAGTACTTCAACCAGCGGGCGCGCATCTGGAACGAGTACTTGGCCCACGACACCTACGACGCCTACTGGCAGGCGCGCAACATCCGGCCGCACCTCACGGGCGTGAAGCCGGCCGTGCTCGTAGTGGGCGGCTGGTTCGATGCCGAAGACCTGTTTGGCGCCCTGCACACTTACCAGGCTATCGAGAAGCAGAACCCCGGCGCCACCAACCGCCTCGTGATGGGCCCCTGGACCCACGGCGCCTGGAGCCGCCCCGACTGGAGCAAATTTGGCCCGCTCAGCTTCGGCCAGAACACCGCCGCCTACTACCGCCAGCAGTTGGAAACGCCGTTTTTCAATTATTATCTGAAAGACAAAGGCACGTTTAACGCGGCCGAAGCCACGGTATTTGACACGGGTACGAATGAGTGGAAAACCTACCCGGCCTGGCCACCGAAGGCTAGTCAGCTGCGCCCATTTTATTTTCAGCAGGATGGTACTCTTTACGGAGTAGCAGAAGGGCAACTTGCTCCTTATCAGAAAATAGCTAACCACGTTACTAGAGCACCAGTTATTCCGACGCCGCTCGGCTTCTCCGAATACATCAGCGACCCGGCCCACCCAGTGCCTTATGCCGAAGGCGTGCTGAGCAGCCGCAACAACGAGTATATGGTGCAGGACCAGCGCTTTGCCGCGCAGCGGCCCGACGTGCTTACCTTCCAGACCGCGCCGCTAGCCCAGGATATGACCGTGGCCGGCCCGCTAGGGGTATACCTCTGGGTGAGCACTTCGGGCACCGACGCCGACTTCGTGGTGAAGCTCATCGATGTGCTGCCCGACGATGCCGTGGCCGACCCCGCCGCCCCCAGCACCACGCTGCCCGGCACCCAGCGCCTGGTGCGCGCCGACGTGTTTCGGGGCCGCTACCGCACGGGCTTTGACAAGCCGACCGCCTTTCAGCCCAACGTGCCTACCGAAGTAAAATATGAGCTGAACGACGTGCTGCACACCTTCAAAAAAGGCCACTGCCTGCTGGTGCAGGTGCAAAGCACCTGGTTTCCGCTCGTGGACCGCAACCCGCAGCAGTTCGTCAACATCTCCACGGCCGAGGCCGGCGACTTCAAGAAGGCCACCATCCGGGTGTACCACGAGCCGGGCCACGCCTCCAGCCTCACGCTGCCGGTGCTGGGGCGGTAG
- the mgrA gene encoding L-glyceraldehyde 3-phosphate reductase has product MTYLASPTRYDSMEYRRSGRSGLRLPAISVGLWQNFGEVNALGGCRDILRTAFDAGVTHFDLANNYGPPPGAAEETFGRLYKTDFKPYRDELIISTKAGYGMWPGPYGDGGSRKYLVASLDQSLRRMGLDYVDIYYHHRPDPATPIEESMGALDALVRQGKALYVGLSSYSPDETRRACAVLRELGTPCVIHQPKYSLLVRDPERGLLDALADEGVGCIAFSSLAQGVLTDKYLQGVPPDSRAARKLGNGAIEESQLNPANIEKARRLNTLAQQRGQTLAQLALAWVLKDPRLTSVIIGASKPQQVLDAVGCLKNYQFSTDELAEIDAILGA; this is encoded by the coding sequence ATGACCTACCTGGCTAGCCCCACCCGCTACGACTCGATGGAATACCGCCGCAGCGGCCGTAGCGGCTTGCGCCTGCCCGCCATTTCGGTGGGTTTGTGGCAAAATTTTGGCGAAGTGAACGCCCTAGGCGGCTGCCGTGACATCCTGCGCACGGCCTTCGATGCGGGCGTGACGCACTTCGACCTGGCCAACAACTACGGCCCGCCCCCCGGCGCGGCCGAAGAAACGTTTGGCCGGCTGTATAAGACTGATTTTAAGCCTTATCGCGATGAATTAATTATCTCGACCAAGGCTGGCTACGGCATGTGGCCCGGCCCCTACGGCGACGGCGGTTCGCGCAAGTACCTGGTGGCTAGCCTCGACCAAAGCCTGCGCCGCATGGGCCTCGACTACGTCGATATCTACTACCACCACCGGCCCGACCCGGCCACGCCCATTGAGGAAAGCATGGGCGCGCTCGATGCGCTGGTGCGCCAGGGCAAGGCCCTGTACGTGGGCCTGAGCAGCTACTCGCCCGACGAAACGCGCCGGGCCTGCGCCGTGCTGCGCGAGCTGGGCACGCCCTGCGTCATCCATCAGCCCAAGTACTCGCTGCTGGTGCGCGACCCCGAGCGCGGCCTGCTCGACGCGCTGGCCGACGAGGGCGTGGGCTGCATTGCGTTCTCGTCGCTGGCCCAGGGCGTGCTCACTGATAAGTACTTGCAGGGTGTGCCGCCCGATTCGCGGGCTGCCCGCAAGCTTGGCAACGGCGCCATCGAGGAAAGCCAGCTCAACCCGGCCAATATTGAAAAAGCGCGCCGGCTGAACACCCTGGCCCAGCAGCGCGGCCAGACGCTGGCTCAACTCGCCCTGGCTTGGGTGCTGAAAGACCCGCGCCTGACGTCGGTAATCATCGGCGCCAGCAAGCCGCAGCAGGTACTCGACGCCGTGGGCTGCCTGAAAAACTACCAGTTCAGTACCGACGAGCTGGCTGAGATTGACGCTATTCTGGGGGCGTAG